One window of the Rosa rugosa chromosome 3, drRosRugo1.1, whole genome shotgun sequence genome contains the following:
- the LOC133738485 gene encoding G-type lectin S-receptor-like serine/threonine-protein kinase At1g34300, whose translation MPIKFRLVLLPLFCLLSQTIWAATIPPGSSLLASNPNQTWSSPDSTFSFGFIPSDPPTSPPSFTAAITYSGGVPIWSPGRSVDSAGALHFLSSGALRLVDGSNKTIWDSDTASRGVSSAELEGSGNLVLRNGTGAAVWSSFDNPTDTIVPSQNFTVGKVLRSGMYSFELVKNGNLTLLWNDSIVYWNQGLNSSVTNNNPNLTSPTLGLQSIGILTISDPKLPTAAIVAYSNDYAEAGDILRFLKLESDGNVRIYSTSKGSGGKIERWAAVTDQCQVFGYCGNMGICSYNDSNPICGCPSLNFEPVDPKDSKQGCRRKMEIKDCPQSVTMLDLGHTRFLTYPPETDSQIFFVGISACRLNCLVNDPCDASTSLSDGTGLCYYKTPGFLSGYHTPALTSSSYIKVCGPVIPNPPSSLDSAGKKKDWKMRAWIVVLVVVASLLGLMALEGGLWWWFCRNSPSFGALSAQYALLEYASGAPVQFSYKELQRSTKGFKEKLGAGGFGAVYKGILANRTVVAVKQLEGIEQGEKQFRMEVATISSTHHLNLVRLIGFCSEGRHRLLVYEFMKNGSLDDFLFATEEQSGKFLSWENRFKIALGTARGITYLHEECRDCIVHCDIKPENILLDENYNSKVSDFGLAKLVNPKDHRYRTLTSVRGTRGYLAPEWLANLPITSKSDIYSYGMVLLEIVSGRRNFEVSEETDRKKFSIWAFGEFEKGNIKGIIDKRLADQDVDMDQVMRAIQVTFWCIQEQPSHRPMMGKVVQMLEGITEMGKPPSPRAIIEGPIIERPVSGTSTSLVAPSSFSSFQISEVSPSAPARNMETATASLIQSDLS comes from the coding sequence ATGCCGATCAAATTCCGGCTTGTGCTCCTCCCTCTCTTCTGTCTTTTGTCCCAAACCATCTGGGCCGCCACAATTCCACCCGGCTCTTCTCTCCTTGCTTCTAATCCTAACCAAACCTGGTCTTCCCCAGACAGCACCTTCTCTTTTGGCTTCATTCCCTCTGACCCACCCACCTCACCCCCTTCTTTCACCGCCGCCATAACCTACTCCGGCGGCGTCCCCATCTGGTCTCCCGGCCGCAGCGTTGACTCCGCCGGGGCCCTCCACTTCCTCTCATCCGGCGCCCTCCGCCTCGTCGACGGCTCCAACAAAACCATATGGGACTCCGACACCGCCAGCCGCGGCGTCTCCTCCGCTGAGCTCGAAGGTTCCGGCAACCTGGTGCTCCGGAACGGCACCGGTGCTGCGGTCTGGTCCAGCTTCGACAACCCGACGGACACGATCGTGCCGTCGCAGAACTTCACTGTGGGTAAGGTTTTGCGATCTGGTATGTACTCGTTTGAGCTCGTCAAGAATGGGAATCTGACTCTGTTGTGGAACGATAGTATTGTGTATTGGAATCAAGGGTTGAACTCGTCTGTTACTAACAACAACCCCAATTTGACTTCACCTACTTTAGGATTGCAGTCTATTGGTATTCTGACCATTTCTGATCCAAAGTTGCCCACTGCTGCTATTGTTGCTTATAGTAATGATTATGCTGAGGCTGGTGATATTTTGAGGTTCTTGAAGCTAGAGAGTGATGGGAATGTGAGGATTTATAGCACTAGTAAAGGTAGCGGGGGTAAAATTGAGAGATGGGCAGCTGTTACTGATCAGTGTCAGGTGTTTGGCTACTGTGGGAACATGGGAATTTGCAGTTATAATGATTCCAATCCCATATGCGGCTGCCCTTCTCTTAATTTCGAGCCAGTTGATCCCAAAGATAGCAAGCAAGGGTGTAGGAGGAAGATGGAGATTAAGGACTGTCCTCAGAGTGTGACTATGTTGGATTTGGGTCATACTAGGTTCTTGACCTACCCTCCTGAGACGGATTCACAGATTTTCTTTGTGGGTATATCAGCCTGTAGGTTAAACTGTCTTGTTAATGATCCTTGTGATGCTTCAACATCTTTGTCTGATGGCACAGGGCTCTGTTACTACAAGACACCCGGTTTTCTCAGCGGGTATCACACTCCAGCTCTGACTAGCAGTTCATATATCAAGGTTTGTGGACCGGTGATTCCAAATCCGCCCTCTTCGTTGGATAGTGCTGGCAAGAAAAAGGATTGGAAAATGAGGGCTTGGATAGTGGTTCTTGTGGTTGTCGCTTCCCTTTTGGGTTTGATGGCACTGGAGGGTggtctgtggtggtggttttgcAGGAACAGTCCAAGCTTTGGTGCATTGTCTGCTCAGTATGCTCTTCTTGAGTATGCTTCTGGTGCGCCAGTTCAGTTTTCGTACAAAGAACTCCAGCGCTCTACCAAGGGATTCAAGGAGAAGCTCGGAGCCGGAGGATTTGGAGCTGTTTATAAGGGCATTCTTGCTAATAGAACTGTTGTTGCAGTGAAGCAACTCGAGGGGATTGAGCAAGGAGAAAAGCAGTTTAGGATGGAGGTTGCAACAATTAGTAGCACCCATCATTTAAATCTAGTGAGGCTGATTGGTTTCTGCTCTGAGGGCCGTCATAGGCTTTTAGTATATGAGTTCATGAAAAATGGGTCCCTTGATGATTTCCTTTTTGCCACAGAAGAGCAGTCAGGAAAATTCTTAAGTTGGGAGAATCGATTCAAGATTGCCCTTGGCACTGCAAGGGGGATCACATACCTTCACGAGGAGTGCCGAGACTGCATTGTGCATTGTGATATAAAACCAGAGAACATTCTCTTGGATGAGAATTACAATTCCAAAGTATCTGATTTTGGCCTTGCTAAGCTTGTTAATCCAAAGGACCACAGGTACCGAACTTTGACCAGTGTTAGAGGGACTAGAGGTTATTTGGCACCAGAATGGTTGGCAAATCTGCCAATAACTTCCAAATCTGATATTTATAGTTATGGTATGGTTCTGTTAGAGATAGTTAGTGGGAGAAGGAATTTTGAAGTTTCTGAAGAGACAGATAGGAAAAAGTTCTCCATATGGGCCTTTGGCGAATTTGAGAAGGGTAATATCAAGGGAATCATTGATAAAAGGCTAGCTGACCAAGATGTTGATATGGATCAAGTGATGAGAGCAATTCAGGTGACGTTCTGGTGCATACAAGAGCAGCCATCTCATAGGCCAATGATGGGAAAAGTTGTACAAATGCTGGAAGGAATTACAGAGATGGGGAAACCCCCATCTCCAAGGGCTATCATTGAAGGGCCTATAATTGAAAGGCCTGTTAGTGGAACCAGCACTAGTCTTGTAGCCCCCTCCTCATTTTCATCATTTCAAATTTCAGAAGTATCGCCTTCTGCACCAGCTAGGAACATGGAGACAGCGACTGCATCCCTTATACAGTCAGACCTGAGTTGA
- the LOC133737482 gene encoding uncharacterized protein LOC133737482, which produces MLVWHFTKNGQYNVKSGYWVAVELQNRNRVEQGGTSMDRTSGLTARIWKSVWGLAIPHKVKVFLWRACRDFLPCAYKLVLRKISNDSSCWQCRCRVESVLHVLWEYPYARRVWKLSFLSEVCKVWKEPSFIDLFSHVNSITCGTDLEEFGFLAWWLWRNRNLHRHGEKYLTPSELVMAARSWKTKFELANRRIDGASQSGQCNQVDWQPPKQSFIKLNFDAACDEKRGCVGLGVVFRDEVGSLRGALDVPQVGRLKPRAAEALALLHGLKFVVHVGFNKLKIEGDVLTIINTLHDSSEDLSEEGNVLEEAKEVMRQLTQYSWGHVRRDCNRVAHKVAKEALQLGEPMLCLQSGPSWLHNYVEMDVSHN; this is translated from the coding sequence ATGTTAGTCTGGCACTTTACTAAAAATGGACAGTATAATGTGAAGTCCGGGTATTGGGTGGCAGTGGAGCTTCAAAACAGAAATCGTGTAGAACAGGGAGGCACTAGTATGGACAGAACATCAGGTTTGACTGCCCGGATATGGAAGAGCGTTTGGGGCTTGGCTATACCTCATAAAGTTAAAGTTTTCTTGTGGCGAGCTTGTCGGGATTTTCTCCCGTGTGCATATAAACTGGTACTGCGTAAGATCTCGAATGATTCCTCTTGTTGGCAGTGTAGATGTCGTGTGGAATCAGTATTACATGTACTCTGGGAATATCCCTATGCACGTCGTGTGTGGAAGCTTTCTTTCCTAAGTGAAGTGTGCAAAGTGTGGAAGGAACCTTCTTTCATTGATCTGTTTTCACATGTCAATTCAATTACATGTGGTACTGATCTTGAAGAGTTTGGTTTCCTAGCGTGGTGGTTATGGAGAAATCGAAACTTACATAGACATGGAGAGAAGTATTTGACTCCGAGTGAGCTAGTGATGGCAGCTAGAAGTTGGAAGACTAAATTTGAGCTTGCAAATAGGAGGATAGATGGTGCCTCTCAGTCTGGTCAGTGCAACCAAGTGGATTGGCAGCCACCAAAACAAAGTTTCATTAAACTCAATTTTGATGCTGCTTGTGATGAAAAGAGAGGCTGCGTAGGACTGGGAGTGGTGTTTCGAGATGAGGTCGGAAGCCTAAGAGGAGCTTTAGATGTACCACAAGTTGGTAGACTAAAGCCAAGAGCAGCAGAAGCACTTGCTTTATTGCACGGGTTAAAGTTTGTAGTTCATGTCGGATTCAATAAGTTAAAAATTGAGGGAGATGTCCTCACTATTATTAATACTCTTCATGACAGTTCAGAGGATTTGAGTGAGGAAGGGAATGTGCTAGAGGAAGCTAAAGAGGTTATGAGGCAGCTAACTCAATATAGTTGGGGTCATGTTCGGCGGGATTGCAATAGGGTGGCGCACAAGGTTGCAAAGGAAGCTCTTCAACTTGGTGAACCTATGCTCTGTCTACAATCTGGGCCTTCATGGCTTCATAATTATGTTGAAATGGATGTATCTCATAACTAG
- the LOC133737483 gene encoding uncharacterized protein LOC133737483: MTGFYGHRPTTSERHHSWELLRRLVHMYPNLPWLIFGDFNEILRDEEKSEGRLRPLCQIQRFSSVVADCALKEVEFRGPLFTWSNGTVSERLDRGFLNPEGASLFPNALVQHLDVGASDHLPLLHNLQGEVSGRKERVHRRFLFESFWTKDEQCTKIVTNTWGNDSLVSVQEKIKDCAENLQQWNKEVIGCVPKKINALKESLQKFPIGVATEAEKQQREAIKEELEKLYSYEETIWKVRSRLNWLQEGDNNTKFFHAYAKGRGRQNKVEGVFNENGVWCDSMSEVQQAFVEYFSNIYRSEGCVDMELVLNSIPCKVTEVVGDSVSEFCLKVLNEGEDLTNVNHIFISMIPKVTKPK, encoded by the coding sequence ATGACAGGATTTTATGGTCATCGACCCACTACGAGTGAACGTCATCATTCATGGGAGTTACTACGGAGATTGGTCCATATGTACCCTAACTTGCCATGGTTAATTTTTGGGGACTTTAACGAGATTTTGAGGGATGAGGAGAAAAGTGAAGGGAGATTGAGGCCGCTCTGTCAGATTCAAAGGTTTAGCAGTGTAGTGGCAGATTGTGCACTAAAGGAAGTGGAGTTTCGTGGACCTTTGTTTACTTGGAGCAATGGTACAGTTTCTGAACGATTGGATCGAGGGTTTTTGAATCCGGAAGGGGCTTCGCTCTTTCCGAACGCACTCGTTCAACATTTAGATGTGGGAGCTAGTGATCATTTACCACTCTTGCATAATTTGCAAGGTGAAGTTAGTGGCCGTAAAGAGCGAGTGCATCGGAGATTCTTATTTGAGAGTTTCTGGACAAAGGACGAGCAATGTACGAAGATTGTGACTAATACCTGGGGAAATGATTCTTTAGTCTCTGTACAAGAAAAGATTAAGGATTGTGCGGAAAACCTGCAACAGTGGAATAAGGAGGTTATTGGATGTGTGCCTAAGAAGATTAATGCTCTTAAAGAGTCACTACAAAAGTTCCCTATCGGAGTTGCGACAGAGGCAGAGAAACAACAAAGGGAAGCCATTAAAGAGGAATTGGAGAAGCTATATAGTTATGAGGAGACTATATGGAAAGTTCGTTCACGGTTGAATTGGCTTCAGGAAGGTGATAACAATACTAAATTTTTTCATGCATATGCAAAAGGGCGGGGAAGGCAAAATAAGGTGGAAGGTGTGTTTAATGAAAATGGGGTTTGGTGCGATTCAATGTCGGAGGTTCAACAAGCCTTTGTGGAGTATTTCTCAAACATTTATCGATCAGAAGGTTGTGTGGATATGGAGTTGGTTCTTAACTCTATTCCGTGCAAAGTAACGGAGGTGGTGGGGGATTCAGTGAGTGAATTTTGTCTGAAGGTGCTGAATGAAGGTGAGGATTTGACAAATGTGAACCACATTTTCATTTCTATGATTCCAAAGGTTACCAAGCCAAAATAG